The DNA sequence agagagtcctgcattgcactTCAAAAAGGACTCCACAGGTGCCCTTTTGGGCCCAGCTATTACTTTACCTGCATCTCACACCTGATGCAATATATGCTAGCAGGTATAGGTCaggtgagtgtggcttggccaaaatggtcTGGCCAGAGGCTTCCCACACCTGAGTTATACTATCAGTAGTTAAGGCCTCTGATAGCTAAGTGGAACGTCTATGTttagaggcagtctacctctgcaTGCCAGTTGCTATGGGATGGAAGAACAACATGGTAGTTGTCATCAAgcccagcttgtgggcttcctggaggcaccTGGTCAGCCACTGCTGGAAACAGATGGCTGGCAAGGTAAACCTTTCTTCTGTTATTTTGCTATGCAAAGAAGTGTTCTCCATTGCCAACATTTCTTTTAATACTTGGTCTCAAATGGtgccaaaatacacattttcaacAAATGCCAAAGGTTAATATGAATGTCTGCTGCTGTGATGTTGTTTTTAGTATGATTAGAAGAGTTCTGTACGTTGGTTGTTAACTTTCAAGAAATACTTTTGTCAGCTTTATAACTTTCTTATTGTGTGATTGTAAGAAATTAAGGCAAATATAATATGTGATCTACAAGTGCTGTGCCTCTCTTCCCTGAGCTCCTTGTTGAATGAGATTGTGGAAGATAATGAGATTTGAAATGCAAATCCCGGGGtgcagtattttaaaatgtgagaAGTTGGGGAAGGACAGGAGCAGAAGTGCCTTGGGGGCCTGTCATGCTAGAATTCTGTCTGATAAGCCAAGCGTTTTGGATTAAGCTGTGATGGATTTCTTCACATGCCTACACCAGCAAAGTCTTGTTGCACTTCACTAAGTGGATCCCAGGGGAGACATTGAAAAACTGGCCTCTGCCATGGATTCATTAAGTAGCCTTGAGTAAGTCACCTTCTCTGTCAAACTTTATGACAGtagcctatctcacagggttgttgtgaagacagATCCAATAAAGATGGCAAAGTTGTAATAAAGATGGTATCTCCTGTGAAAAGGAAAGTGTTAGGGTTGCCACAGAAAAGCCGAATTGGTGGTGAAATTGCAGAACAAACAACTGCACAAcagaaccacccccccccaagtccaaTCACTTCCTGTCTTTGGGGATGTAGCTGTTAAAAAAGCTCTGTGTTCCTATGGAAAGTTGCATGCTTGGGTCAGTGTTTGTTTCTTCTGTTGCTAAGGACTCGCCAGCTTGGGCCAGCTGTTGGGGGAAAGGATTTTTTCTGGTGGTGGAGGAGATAATTTGTCTTTGAGAAAATCCTAGTATTAGCAGGGACAGCTGTGAAAATGGCCTACACATTGACCTTCTGCttcatcacccacccacccacccaccccgttcTCTGTCTTGCCCAACAAAGGCCTTTCTGAGAAATGCAAATCCTTCTGGATGGATGTGACCTTTGTGCTCAACTACGTATATccctttaaagaaaaaataaatattctCAGCAATGGAgactggaaagggggaaatggcagtgcCCCTACAAGCACCTCTTGTGGTGTTCCTTCACCCAAGATGCATTCTTTTCTGTCTTATCTAGCCTGGCAAAGAGTTCTGCATAACTTGAAAGCCTGCAGACTGTACCATGAATGTTGGTGTTAATAGAGCTATTTAGCTATCTGTGGATTCTATTCTAATGGACCAAACCTGGCTGCCTCTTTCATGTctgcaagaagattaaaaatGCCGTGCACAAAGCACGTTAATCAAGAAGTATGTTCAGGGTTTCAGCCACATTCTTACAAGAACAGAAGCAAACCTTTATAACTGGAAATCCAGCATTGCCAAGGTGAGTTCTAGCAACTGTCCCTTCGACTCCACCAGGGGGCTTCATGGGACATCGGGTTGTGTGCTTGCTTGATCTGCTAATTACTGGTAGGCTggtttatctttaaaccagacttggactggacagccagtgtggtgtagtggtcagaatgCTAGACTACGTCCTGGGAGACTAGGgtctgaatccccactcagccaggaagcacactgggtgaccttgggccagtcactctcagtctaacctacctcacaggattgttgtgaagtataaaaatggggaaggaggagaagacgatgtatgccaccttgggctccttggaggaaaattaccggtaaataacacagaaaataaagagaggactgtcctctggaAAATAGCGCACAAACTCACTCCAAGTCCTGGTAGCTGCAATAACCCCATATTTACTGACCCCAGGTCTCCTCCTCTGCATGTGCCTTGTGTCAAGATTTTAGATTGTAAGGGAGGTGGGGCAGGGACCTGACCTCCTTTGGAAAGTATAGCTCGCGTTGATGACGGCTGCAAGCCAGAGAGCGGAAGGCCAGTGCTGCAAAACCACCAGTCTTTGCTGATGCACCGGCTAAATATGCAAGAGTCCTGCCCCACCCTTGAGCACCCGCTGGCAAAGTGGAGGAAAAGAACTCCCcgtttttaaaaccaaaaatatTTAACGGCCTTGGTTCTGTGCACAAAGCTAGACCTTAAAACTCATGATAAGTAAGGGGCCACTAATTATTTGTGGTTAATATAATCCCCCATGGATAGGGACCTGGAGGTTCTAACTTTCTTTGCTCACTCCCCTCCCCAACCGCGCAAGAGTGGTAGTTCCCTACGATTGTCCCCCACCCGCCGAATGGTTTCTCCCAGGCGGGCGTCTCTCCCGCGCATGCGTGTTGCTTCGTACCGGGCAAGTTGGCTGCTTTAGCCATGGGCGCTGAGTTGCGGCAGCTGCGGCTGCAACAGAAGCGGCGGTTGGTCCAGGAGCGGATCCGGGAGTTCCCCGATTTTCCCACGCCGGGGGTGCTTTTTCGGTAAGCGGGACGAGTAGCGGCCACTTTGGTCTATATGTGATGCAGCGGTCTTGttcccctgagcatgtgcagagggcagtccttccccctcccttgggGAAGCGCTCCTGTTGCCAGTGAGCCACTTACAAGGTCCCGGCGACTGGGGAGAGGGAAATGCACTCTGCCCATGCTCCGAAGTACACTTTTTTTCTGACCGCAAACTTCTTCCTTCTGGTTGTCGAATGCCCTTCATTTAAGAGGCTCCAGGGCTCAGATTAAGCCGGTGCTCgaagtaggggtggggtggggtggtcgtCTTCTAAAAACAtccctttatttattattaccccCTCCATGCGCCTGGTGCTCTCCAAAGTACCAGCAGGACAGGTCTCTGGAGGAGCTTGCAGTCCAGAAGCATAATCAGTTATGTGCGCAGTTGCTACATGATTTGCCCCAGGACTGCAGAGATGAAAGGAGGCCCATGCTGGTTTCTGCCCTCGATCAGGGGACAGAGGAGAACCAGGAGGCTGTGCTTCTGACCTCTCAGCAAGTATGGGCATCCACAGGGTGGATGGGTGGGAAACTCCCTGATTCCACAGTCCATTCCTAGCATTCGTGGAACCTGAGATATGAGACAAAATGTGTAGCCACGATTCTTCTCATTTTGGGGCCTGTTGTTTCCTCCTTTCAGTGTTTTACTTTGCCCCAGCAAAAAGTTCCTGCTGAGGCCCATGCACCAAAGAGCACCATAGAAAGTGGAATATGCCACCTGTGGGCCAGGGGATGTGACTGAAGTGATACCGGTAGCTTTCAGGTTTGATTTAGCCTAGAGGAAGTGGGAGAATAAGGAAAATACACAAGAGGCTGGATACTCATTTGCTTTAACTTCATTTATAAATAGCTCCAACGCTGGATCCCAAATATTTTTCTTCTGAAGGATAATTCCCACTCACAAAGAATATTTTTTAACAAGTGCTTCTTTCTCTCCATAGAGATATCACCCCCCTCTTAAAGGACCCGGTTGCCTTTGCAGCTGCAATTGACCTCCTGGAAGCTCACGTCAAGGCCTCACATCCCCAGGTTGAGTACATTGCAGGTGAGTCAGGGACCAGTTTGTCTTTAAagctctggagggcaccaggttggggaaggctgtccttGAGAGAAAGGCAGTGGGTCTTGAGGCCATGAATGCCCTGTCTCCAAACATGCTACATCCTGACaacaaatctcccccccccttgactcCTCTGGgttctctgtgcatgctcaggtgCACTCTTGGTCAAATGTATATGCCACGGCTGAGCCAATGAAACCAGACAGTACTCCCTTTAAATCACAAAGAGCTTGGCATATGCACCACTTAAGCCTCCTCCGAATGGCCTCACAAACAGCAGAAGTGCTAAACCTGTGCCTGGAATGTTCCTTTGTCAAGCAGAATAGTTCTAGACTTTCTCCCCCCACAAGTAGAAAGTTAGCAGATCAGGGTTGCACTGCATAGAGGAGCATTTTGTCATGTGAACAGCCCCCCCTGTGCAGTGCGAAGTCCGGAGCCAGGTTTACAATCTCATCTTCCTGTCAGCAGATAGAACCCCTCACATAACACACTCACTGTGCCACAAGTTCAACGATGGAGTACCGCTTTTAACCTTGAGGACTAAGAAAGTAAGctgcttcttctctgcttctgACAGGTCTTGATTCCAGGGGATTCCTTTTTGGACCAGCTTTGGCACAGAGATTGGGAGTTGGATTTGTGCTAATACGGAAGAAGGGGAAGCTACCAGGTCCCACAGTGTCCGTTGCCTACACTCTGGAATATGGCCAGGTATTGGTGGGCTTTTTTCTAGTGGGTGGAGGTGGGGGCTAATCAAAGGATTTCAAATGCAGGTCAGGTGGAGGGGCTTATAAAGATGGTCCGGTGTTGATCAATGCTGGCTCAGCCGGAGAATGCAAAGCCATTAAAAAGTGTATTATGATTTTTAATTTACAGCATTTGTACACCAAAAAATCTTACGAGCAGCTTAGCAAAATCAGCTCTAAGACAGCCTCTTCCCTCAAGCTCACAAGCTAAAAAGATATGACAcatgaaggaaaaggaggagggaaaggctcaaattctttttccccttttttaatttgcattttcaaaaacaggaacagagagcatacttcacccccccccctccgcctgcCCCACTTAAGACTTTGTACCAAATACAGCATGTATACATATACCATAGGACTTCCCTTCCACccttttcctggttcctttgTTTTTCTACTACTCCATGTAATCACATCTTTTTAATCATCCAGTTTGTTATCTATTAAAAAACTATTGCAACGCTGCTGGATTTACTTGAGACCTGCTAAGAGATATGTATTTGTAAATGctggttcttaaaatattcaataaacattttccattcctCCTCTTCATTTTCTCATATCCTGTTCAGCAGTCTCAGTCCAGCATATTTGAACATTTTACACTGCCATTCTTCCTTATTGGGTACTATACTTGttctccacctttgtgccaataAGGTTCTAGCTGCGGTGGTGGCATATAGTAATACTTTTGTTTTTGGGGACtcggttttttggggggacctcCGTTGTTACCATCCCCAAGAGGAAAATCTCAGGTGTTTTggagaaagtttttttaaaaataaataaataaatatcttctttaattatttatatatagTTCTCCAATATTCCTTAATTACTTTTcaggaccaccacatgtggaaaaaggaTCCCTCAATttcattacacttccaacatataccttcttcttcctttttttagacATTTTCGCCAATCTGGTGTGTGTTGAATACCATCTGTGggtcattttcatcatattttcttttatcgcATAGCATGCCGTGAAGTTCATATTCATTTTCcacagctttccccataattcGTAATCAGTATTGTGACCCACATCTTGCCAAACACAAGTTCTTACGGTTTTTGGAAGTTAAACTGGGGCAAGTGGTGTCTCTGGCTGCCATTTGCTTGATAAAGAGCAGCCCCGCCCCTGAAGTCCTCTACCCACCCTGATCCCCATCAGATCCAGGAGCAGAGCTGACAGCATCCATGCCACAGTTCTTCCCAGACAGCTGACTTGGTGGTGGTTGAGCCTTCCCTGCTCCCTTGCCAATGCTAGGCAGTTCTGGCCCACATTTGGGGGTGATAAGCCCCTACCCCAGCATTCTGGCCACTACATGTCAGTGGTGGCCCATTCGGCAAGCCTAAAGCCCATCCTCCTTTTGCATCCCACAGGCAGAGCTTGAAGTTCAAAGCGACGCAGTGAGCCCTGGTCAGAATGTGCTCTTGATTGACGACCTGCTTGCCACAGGAGGTGAGAACCGGGCAGGTACTGATGCTGTTGGGTAGAGGATTGGCAGTCGGGGTCCTCTGCAGTTCTGCAGACACCCAAATGGAAGATGAAGCCCTCGCTGGCTTAGCCCAAAGGAATACTTGCCATGTTCCTCTTTATTCCTGCTCTCTTGCCTGCCCAGGACCCTGTGCATTCATTGTGGGTACTGGTCAGAACTGTGTGACATGCCAGGTTTTGCTTGCTCAAGGAAATGGGCACAGCAGCCATGTTTTTCCTCCTTAATCTCAAGTGTACAACATATAATAGCTCGGCCCCCGAGAGTGGAACAAGTCTGCAATCTCCATGCTAGACTCGTCATGTAAGCAGATCTCAAGGCTAGAACATTATCCAGCCTCATTTTTCTGCCTTTTCGTTTTAGTTTCCTCCTCAAACGTTGTctggccgccgccgcctctcaACTTGTGTCACATTTTTCCTGATGAGGAATTCTGGAGAACTCGGAAGCGTGCCCCATTTTTTTACTCGGTCCTATTACCCAGTTGCAAACGGATGGCGTAATGTTGCCCCACTTGGGTTTAAAATGGGATTTAACATATtggtggaggataaggctatgccCTACCCCACGCTGTTCAAGACAGCATGctctgagtgccagttgctgggaatcaaaagTTGCGGGAGAGATATTCCCATAGCCGTCTGGTTGGCCATGGAGGGAATAGGATGTGGGCTCCAGCTGTGGGTTCTTCTCATGTTACAATCAATGATAGCTAAATAGTGCAGGTTTTTCTTCTGCACAAGTAACACCGCCGTCTCTCATCTAGGAACCATGCAAGCTGCCTGTGAGCTGATGAAGAAGCTGGGGGCTAATATCCTGGAGTGTGTGGTGCTTGTAGAGTTAAAGTCCCTTAAAGGGGAAGAAGCCATCAAGCCAAACTCCGTCTACTCGCTGCTGCAGTATGACTGATGCCCAGGAGCAACCGCCTGCCTCAAGTCTTGTTTCAGTTGAGATGGCCTTGCTGCCTTCCTCTACCAAACAATTCCTGGCTTTGCACTGTTGCCTGcaagctttctttccttttcccccctctccttaaAGTGGCCCTTGCTCCCATCAAGTTGGCGTTGTCAACCTGGACTTTGCTTTGTAAGTGAAGGGTTCATTATTAAGTGCCATGGGAGAgcctttatattattattaaaagaaccAAATGAAGCCTGGATTTTTCTATAAGGCTATCTCCTTGTAGGCAGTCTTGGAGTTACCAGATTGGGAAGGGGACTCACTTCCCAGAGTCAGCCTTTTCAAAACAGAAGTCACTTACACCGTTTAGAAAGCAAGAGGTTGTTATTCCTCTGTGCTAATGGAGGAGGGCAGCAAGGAGAGCCAGCCTGGTGTCCTCaaaacattttggactacagttcccatcagcctcagtgagcagacatgatggaagttgtagtccttgCAAAAGCTTGAACGCGCCCCCCCAGGGCAGGGATGCCTAGGTTTGGCATCGGCCTCGGTTGCTAAATTCCACCTAAACCATACCAGCATATTATAGCCATCCTCTTAGAACACTTTGGACGAGCTGCCCCCTGAGCATTTCCCCCGGAAGCTATGGCTTGGGGTTATGCACAGGTCTTTCTTTTGGCACTGGAATGGAAAAGTACTTCTGTGCTGTCCCAGATTTGAAACGGCTTGTACAAAAGAAGTGTCCCTTTCACATAATGTACAGTTGAGGAAAAGAACCAGGTAGTAAAAGCACCAGTGACTTAAAACCATCCAGTGtaagagtagaaccattgaaattaatgaacatgacttagTGGATACAGCCCGctcttaaccctttccttcccctgcctCCTTGACACTTCAAAATAACTCTCCTGGCTAAAATCATTTATGTTATCAGCATTAAGAGAGGCATACAAAATGTCTCTGCTTATGTTTATAGAGTATAATTTTTAACTTTAAAGTAATCACCCTAGAATTTCTCTCATGCcagcaccttaaaaaaacaaaaccccaactcCAAAAAGAATGATAAGTTTTATTTGCATAATCAACAAAAATGCCATTTTTTTCTAGCTGGGTCTCCAGTTTTTCCATCGAAATACATTGTGCAGACTCACCTGTGC is a window from the Lacerta agilis isolate rLacAgi1 chromosome 8, rLacAgi1.pri, whole genome shotgun sequence genome containing:
- the APRT gene encoding adenine phosphoribosyltransferase, giving the protein MGAELRQLRLQQKRRLVQERIREFPDFPTPGVLFRDITPLLKDPVAFAAAIDLLEAHVKASHPQVEYIAGLDSRGFLFGPALAQRLGVGFVLIRKKGKLPGPTVSVAYTLEYGQAELEVQSDAVSPGQNVLLIDDLLATGGTMQAACELMKKLGANILECVVLVELKSLKGEEAIKPNSVYSLLQYD